The genomic region TAGGTGATAATATAATTGATGCGTCGCAAGACAACGTTGAATTGCTGTTAGCTGAGTTAGACCCCGATCTTCTTAATCAAGCTAGAAATGGCGAAAGAATGCTTGCGGATTCGTTTGATATAAATAAAGAACACTATTCTTTCAAGACTATTGTTGGGAACTAAGCAAACCTCATATGAACTGAAGAGTACATAAGTGCATCACGATTGAAGTGACCCCATACATCGATACTAAAAACCCTACCATCTTCACGAGAAGATCGTAGGGTTTTGGTTATTGAATCTACATATCAAGGTATGACAACTTATACGTTGAAACGGAAGTGCATAACGTCGCCGTCATTTACAACGTACTCTTTACCTTCAAGACGAAGTTGTCCGCGCTCTTTGGCACCGTTCATGGAACCCGCTGCAACCAGATCGTCGTAGGAAACAACTTCTGCACGGATGAATCCGCGTTCGAAGTCGGTGTGAATGACACCCGCTGCGCCTGGTGCTTTCGTTCCTTTACGGATCGTCCATGCACGAACTTCCTGTACGCCTGCTGTGAAGTATGTGTACAGACCGAGCAATTTGTAAGCCGCTTTGATCAACAGGTTCAGACCGGAATCCTCTATACCGAGTTCTTCCAGGAACATTTGTTTATCTTCGCCTTCCAGCTCAGAAATTTCTTCTTCCACCTTCGCGCTAATTGGCACCACTTCTGCGTTTTCAGCTGCTGCGAATTCTCTTACTTTTTGTACGTATGCATTGTTCGCCACGTCGCCGATTTCGTCCTCAGCTACATTGGCTGCGTACAGAACAGGCTTCAGGGTAAGCAAGTGCAGATCACGTATGATCAGAAGCTCGTCATCCGTAAGTTCCATGCTGCGTGCCGGCTTATCATCGTACAGAACAGCCTTCACTCTCTCCAACACTTCTACTTCTTGAGAGGCAGACTTGTTGCCGCCCTTCATGTTTTTCTTGGAGCGATCGATTTTCTTCTCAAC from Paenibacillus sp. FSL R5-0341 harbors:
- the ychF gene encoding redox-regulated ATPase YchF is translated as MALKAGIVGLPNVGKSTLFNAITQAGAESANYPFCTIDPNVGIVEVPDERLDKLTELVVPKKTVPTAFEFVDIAGLVRGASKGEGLGNKFLAHIREVDAIVHVVRCFVDENITHVDGKIDPVSDIQTINLELILADIESVEKKIDRSKKNMKGGNKSASQEVEVLERVKAVLYDDKPARSMELTDDELLIIRDLHLLTLKPVLYAANVAEDEIGDVANNAYVQKVREFAAAENAEVVPISAKVEEEISELEGEDKQMFLEELGIEDSGLNLLIKAAYKLLGLYTYFTAGVQEVRAWTIRKGTKAPGAAGVIHTDFERGFIRAEVVSYDDLVAAGSMNGAKERGQLRLEGKEYVVNDGDVMHFRFNV